The window AATGAGAATTTTAAAGAGGCAGTCTCGAAACTATAGTACTATTTTTAATGACATTCGATACCATTTCGTTCCGCTCATAGCCTTGCTTTCGGCCTTTTAATTAAGAAACAGTATTAAAATTGCGGTGGAATTAAGATTAAAAACGCTAAAAGAAAGTATAATTCTCCTCTATTCATTTGACGGAACACTTGCTACAATATGATTATTGGCAGCTCCAAAGTTTCAAAAATCTGATGGGAGGAAAAGTACGATGAAAAAGTCTGTATGTCTGGTTTTGTCAGCAGTAATGATGCTTTCCGTGACCGCTTGCGGCAGCGCCAAGACTTCGGGGAAGAGTTCCGCCGTGCAGAGTATCATTAAGCAGGCCGAGGGGATGTCCATGGAGGAACTGGCCAAAAAAGCCATTGAAGAGTCCAATGGCAAGATGTTCTACGGCGTGGGCAACTCTAGCCGCGGCAAGAGCGCGTTGCCTCTGTTCATCAAGTATCTCCAGTCCATCAATCCCGAGTACAAATTGGATTTTGAGTGGCAGCAGCCCAAGAACAACAAGATTTTTGATCAGCTTACGGCCGACTCTCTGAAGAGCAGCGGCACCTTTGCCATGACGCTGATTCAGGATGGCAATCAGATCGAGAGCAAGATGGTGAGGACGGGAATCCTCGACACCTTTATTCCCAAGGAATGGGCGGAAGCCAACGGTCTCGCTGCCGACGCGTATCCTGCCTACCTGCCTCTGCAGACGCTGAACAAGGTCTTTATGTACAACTGCGTTAACAAAAACAAGGTCTACGACAATTGCTGGGACTTTGTCGCCAAGGATGAGCATGGTCTCTACATGGATATCGACTCCGAGATCGTGGGCAAGAACTTCCTGTATATGCTGACCCGCGAGGACTATGCCACGGTTTTGAAGGATGCCTTCGAAGCGCTGAGCGCCGACGAGCGGGCGTACTTCATGCCCACCATCAACGCAATGGCTTCCGAGGCCGCCGATCTGGGGCTGGGTGAGAATGGTAAATACGCTCTGGCATGGATCAAACTCTGGGTGGAAAGCTACAACGCCCAAACCGACGACGGTCCCATCTGCAATATCCTGGTGGATTCGTCCGCGGTGAATAAGTTCGGCCTGCTGGTGTACTCCAAAATTCGTTCCGTCAAGGAGTCCGATGCCGTATCGAAGAACAACATCAAGATCGCGGCGTATCAGGACGGCTACGCCGGCATGGGCGGCTACGGTTACTGCCATTACCTGTTTGTCACCGACAACAGTCCGCTGCCTTGGACGGCCTGCGCCTTCATCGCGTACATGACCTGCACGACCGACGGATTCTCCGCCTGGGGCAAGGATATGGGCGGTTATTCCGCAAATCCCGTGGTCCTGGCCAAGAATGAGGCCATCTACAACCATAAAAACGGCGGCGCCGCCACGAAGGACGATCCCACGGAGTATCCGGCGAAGAACGACCGCGGCTACGAGTGGTGGATCAATGACGGCAAGCTGGTCATCGAAGATCCCGAGTACTGCGCGAGCGTCGCTTTCACCGTGGGCAGTTGGATTGAGACGCTGACCAAATACGCTTCCGGCGCAAAATAAGCTGAGTTCCGGCTGGCGCGCATAAGCGACGTCCCAGATGCGTCCCCCGAGTGATTCGATGCGCTCCGGGGACGCTGTTTTTTAGAGAGGAGCCCGCCATGAGCAGTTCCTTTGGCATCTCAAGAAAAATGGTTCTGCGAAACAGTCTCAAAACCTTTTTTTCGAGGCCTTACAATGTCATTCTGGTACTCTTGGGCATTGTGCTGACGTTTTCTACCGTGGCGCCGATCGTTGCCATTGTGGAGGACACCTTTAAGATTCATCCCGGTACCATAGACGCCTATCTGAGCAAACAGGCGAGCGGCTACAGCGCCATTAATTACATCGATCTGTTTACCAGCCGACTGGCGAAGAACAATCTTTGGATTCCGCTTCTCAACACGGTCAAGCTGGCCGTCGGCACCTGTTTTGTGTCCATCTTCTACGGCGGAGTTTTTGCCTTCCTGCTGACGCGGACCAATTTGGCCTGGAAAAAATATCTCAGCTCTGTCTTTATCTTCCCTTACATCATGCCCCAGTGGACGCTGGCTGTGGTGTGGCAGAATCTATTCAATTCCAACGCCGTTACCGGCACGTCGAACGGGCTTCTCGCCTCGCTGTTCGGCATCCGGATGCCGATCTGGTGGTGTCAGGGGCTTTTCCCGAGCGTCATGGTGCTGGGGCTGCACTATGCGGCGTTCGCCTGTATCCTGATTGGCGCCATTTTCCGCAACATGGACGCGAATCTGGAGGAGGCTGCCACGATCCTTGACACGCCGCGCTGCAAGACAATGCTGCGCATTACGCTGCCGATGGTGAAGCCGGCGATTCTGTCCACCGTTTTGCTGGTATTTGGAAGCGCGATGGGCTCCTATCCCGTGCCCCATTATTTGAAATTTACCACCCTGTCTACCAAGTATGTCTCGATGAACTCCAAATATACCGGCGAAGCAAGCATCCTCGCCATCATTATGATGGTGTTCGGCGTGGCGATCATGCTGCTCAACGAGCTATCTCTGCGCAGCCGCAAGAATTACACCACAGTCACCGGAAAATCCGGTCAGATTTCCAAGCTCAGCCTTGGCAGCGGGGGCAAGTATGCCATTGCTCTGTTTCTGGTCGTCCTGACGTTTTTCACCAGCGTGTTCCCGATCATTTCCTTTGCTTTTGAGACGTTTCTGCCCAACCCCGGCGATTATTCCTTCCTCTACACCGGCAATATCGCCAATCTGACCACGAAGTGGTGGACGATCAGCGAAAATGTCACCGAAAGCGGCATGTACGGCCAAAAGGGCATGCTCTACAACGCGACCATTTGGCGCGCCTTTGGCGGCACTCTGTGGGTTTCCGTGTGCTGCGCGCTGATTGCCGGAACTGTCGGCACCATGATCGGTTATGCCGTCTCCAAAAACCGCAGGAACCGTTTCGCCAATTACGTCAATTCCGTGGCGTTCCTGCCGTATCTGATGCCGTCCATTGCCGTGGGAGTGGCCTATTTCGTTCTGTTCTCGACGGACCGGATCAATCTGTTCAACACCTACACGGTGCTTATCGTCGTGGGCACGGTCAAGTACATTCCTTTTGCCAGCCGTTCCGCTCTGAATTCGATGTTGCAGCTTTCCGGCGAGATCGAGGAGGCCGCCGTCATTCAGAACGTTCCTTGGCTCAAGCGCATGACGGAGATCATCATCCCTATTCAAAAGTCGTCCATCATCAGCGGCTATCTGCTGCCGTTCATGACCTGCCTGCGCGAGCTGTCGCTGTTCATGCTGCTGTGCACACAGGGATTCATCCTCTCGACCACGCTGGATTACTTTGACGAGATGGGACTGTACGCTTTTTCCAGCGGCATCAACCTTATTCTGATCATCACCATCCTGGTCTGCAACACGCTTGTCAACAAGATCACCGGAGCGAGCCTGGATAAAGGAATCGGAGGATAAAAGCCATGCCTGAAATCAAATTGGAACATATCACAAAGCGCTGGGGCAAATTCTATGCGGTGGAAGATCTGAGCCTCACCATTCAAGACAACGCCTTCGTGACCACGCTTGGCCCTTCCGGCTGCGGCAAAACCACTGTCTTGCGCATGATCGCGGGCTTGGAAACGCCGACTGTCGGACGGATCACCATCGGCGATCGGGTCGTTTTTGATTCCTCGCTGGGCATCAACGTGCCTCCCAACAAGCGCAAAGTCGGTTTCCTGTTTCAGAACTACGCGCTCTGGCCCAACATGACGGTGTATCAGAATATCTCCTTCGGTCTGACGAATATCAAAGAGGCTTTGCCGGAAATCGATTTCGAGGCGAAAAATGCCGCCCGTCTGGCCGAGCTGCTGGAGAATGCCGAAGATGTGCGCAAGGTCTTGGGCGAGTGCCTCACGAAAGAGAGGGCGCTGGATGAAAAGAGAGCCACGCTCAAGCTCATCGATGCCTATACGATTTCGCAGTACACTGCCAAGAAGCTTTTCAGCTATCATTTGGAAAAAGAAGCTGATATGGGAGCGGAAGTTGCCTCGCTGCGCCGCAAAGTCGAGAATGCCAAACATTCCGCACAGGCTGCCGGCGCTGAGCTGGACGCGGAATTCCGCGTCGTCAGAGACGGCGCCGTGATGAAAAGAGTGCGTCGGCTGACTCAGGAGGAAATCGACCTGACCGTGCGCCGCGTCAGCCGCATTGTCAAAATCGGCATATTCATGGACCGTTACCCCGCCGAGCTGTCCGGGGGCCAGCAGCAGCGCGTGGCTATTGCCCGCACCCTTGCGCCGGAGCCGGATGTGCTGTTGATGGACGAGCCGCTGTCGAATCTGGACGCCAAGTTGCGTCTGGAGATGCGCTACGAGCTGCAGCGCCTGCATCTGGAGACCGGATCTACCTTTGTTTACGTCACTCACGATCAGATGGAGGCCATGACGCTGGCCACGCAGATCTGCCTGATGTCCAACGGCGTCCTGCAGCAGTATGATGCGCCGCTGACAGTCTATCATCATCCGAAAAATCTCTTTGTCGCGGACTTTGTGGGCAATCCGCCTATCAACTTTGTCGAAGCTAAGGCCAAGCAGCAGCCGGACGGCTCCATCGCCCTGACCGCACTCGGAGGCCGCCGCGCCGAGTTTGTGCCGGCGAGTCCTGTGGATCTGGCTGCGTGGGCAGCTCAGCGCGATCGCCGCGCCGCCGAAGCCGCCGAGGAATGCAGCCAGAGGGCGCGGGAGAGCGGCTCTGTGGAAAAGTCAAACAAAGACGAGAGATTTCTCTACCATATCGACCGCGCCAGCGGTGAAGACGATTCTCCGACCGATCTGTCCGCGCTGACCGACGAGGACGTGATTATTGCTGTCCGCCCCGAGTTTCTGGAATTGGCGGAAAGCGGCGCGCTGGAGGGCCGCATTTACGGAGTCATGCCCACCGGCATGGAGTCCACCATTAAGGTGCGCGTCGACGATTTCCTGCTGACCGGCGTGATCTTCGGCAGCGGCGTGATCTCGATCGGCGCGCGCACTTCGGTTTGCTTCAAGGGCAGCAACATTTTGCTTTTTGACCGTCAATCCGGCGAGTACATCTGCGAAGGCAGCCTGCACTTTTAATCTGCGGCGTGTGTTGGATCCAGACAGTCTGGAAGATGGAGGAGACATTTGCTGCAAGCGGTTATTTTTGATTTGGACGGCGTGCTCTGTTCCACGGACGAATATCACTTCAGGGCGTGGTCGCGGCTGGCGTGTGAGCTGCATCTGCCCTTTGATCGTGAGAAAAACCGCCGTCTGCGGGGCATCGGCCGCATGGATGCGCTAGATATCCTTCTGGAAGACAGCGGCGTCGCCTATACGGCGGAGCAAAAGTCAGTCCTTGCCAGGCAGAAGAACGACTATTACGTGGAACAGCTGCATCGGCTCACGCCGGCCGATGTCTTTCCCGGCGTGACGGAAACGCTGCAGACACTCAGAGAGCGAAGCGTAAAAGAGGGAGTTCAGTCACGCGGAACATCTCGACCGAACTCCCCCGCAACCCCCCTTGCATTTGGCCTTTTAATTAAGAAATAGTATGAGAAGTAGTATCAGAA of the Pyramidobacter piscolens W5455 genome contains:
- a CDS encoding HAD family hydrolase — translated: MLQAVIFDLDGVLCSTDEYHFRAWSRLACELHLPFDREKNRRLRGIGRMDALDILLEDSGVAYTAEQKSVLARQKNDYYVEQLHRLTPADVFPGVTETLQTLRERSVKEGVQSRGTSRPNSPATPLAFGLLIKK
- a CDS encoding ABC transporter permease: MSSSFGISRKMVLRNSLKTFFSRPYNVILVLLGIVLTFSTVAPIVAIVEDTFKIHPGTIDAYLSKQASGYSAINYIDLFTSRLAKNNLWIPLLNTVKLAVGTCFVSIFYGGVFAFLLTRTNLAWKKYLSSVFIFPYIMPQWTLAVVWQNLFNSNAVTGTSNGLLASLFGIRMPIWWCQGLFPSVMVLGLHYAAFACILIGAIFRNMDANLEEAATILDTPRCKTMLRITLPMVKPAILSTVLLVFGSAMGSYPVPHYLKFTTLSTKYVSMNSKYTGEASILAIIMMVFGVAIMLLNELSLRSRKNYTTVTGKSGQISKLSLGSGGKYAIALFLVVLTFFTSVFPIISFAFETFLPNPGDYSFLYTGNIANLTTKWWTISENVTESGMYGQKGMLYNATIWRAFGGTLWVSVCCALIAGTVGTMIGYAVSKNRRNRFANYVNSVAFLPYLMPSIAVGVAYFVLFSTDRINLFNTYTVLIVVGTVKYIPFASRSALNSMLQLSGEIEEAAVIQNVPWLKRMTEIIIPIQKSSIISGYLLPFMTCLRELSLFMLLCTQGFILSTTLDYFDEMGLYAFSSGINLILIITILVCNTLVNKITGASLDKGIGG
- a CDS encoding ABC transporter ATP-binding protein, with the protein product MPEIKLEHITKRWGKFYAVEDLSLTIQDNAFVTTLGPSGCGKTTVLRMIAGLETPTVGRITIGDRVVFDSSLGINVPPNKRKVGFLFQNYALWPNMTVYQNISFGLTNIKEALPEIDFEAKNAARLAELLENAEDVRKVLGECLTKERALDEKRATLKLIDAYTISQYTAKKLFSYHLEKEADMGAEVASLRRKVENAKHSAQAAGAELDAEFRVVRDGAVMKRVRRLTQEEIDLTVRRVSRIVKIGIFMDRYPAELSGGQQQRVAIARTLAPEPDVLLMDEPLSNLDAKLRLEMRYELQRLHLETGSTFVYVTHDQMEAMTLATQICLMSNGVLQQYDAPLTVYHHPKNLFVADFVGNPPINFVEAKAKQQPDGSIALTALGGRRAEFVPASPVDLAAWAAQRDRRAAEAAEECSQRARESGSVEKSNKDERFLYHIDRASGEDDSPTDLSALTDEDVIIAVRPEFLELAESGALEGRIYGVMPTGMESTIKVRVDDFLLTGVIFGSGVISIGARTSVCFKGSNILLFDRQSGEYICEGSLHF